A window of Vigna unguiculata cultivar IT97K-499-35 chromosome 4, ASM411807v1, whole genome shotgun sequence contains these coding sequences:
- the LOC114180679 gene encoding vinorine synthase-like, with product MNIKKDSKIEENCSTRRFLFDHKAINELKSMSTSDETKPTRYQVVSSFISKHMIVAIKEQCCDKTRPMVACHTVDIRRRMGQPFSKGVVGNLVWPALVVLEGVNKNTEIIDLVKILKEGLAKLTKDLFLKLQNDPSFLWSDEYAELMLEGIASNKPISLVFTSWANMGFNEVDFGCGKPFWLSHRGGTKESISNTVILMETREGIEAWIRMSEQHIAILEDDVDFLRFALFNPSVLL from the coding sequence ATGAACATAAAGAAGGActcaaaaatagaagaaaattgcaGCACAAGAAGATTCTTGTTTGATCACAAAGCCATCAATGAGCTAAAATCCATGTCAACAAGTGATGAAACAAAACCAACACGATACCAAGTAGTATCTTCCTTCATAAGCAAACATATGATTGTAGCAATCAAAGAGCAATGTTGTGACAAAACAAGACCAATGGTTGCATGTCATACTGTGGACATTAGAAGAAGGATGGGGCAACCTTTCTCAAAAGGTGTTGTTGGAAATCTTGTTTGGCCTGCATTGGTTGTTCTTGAGGGTGTCAACAAGAACACTGAAATCATAGATTTGGTTAAAATTCTGAAAGAAGGACTTGCAAAACTCACAAAGGATTTGTTTCTGAAACTGCAAAATGATCCTAGTTTTTTGTGGAGTGATGAGTATGCAGAACTAATGCTTGAAGGTATTGCATCAAATAAACCAATCTCATTGGTGTTCACAAGTTGGGCTAATATGGGATTCAATGAAGTGGATTTTGGTTGTGGAAAACCTTTTTGGCTATCTCATAGAGGAGGTACTAAAGAAAGTATCTCAAACACAGTGATATTGATGGAAACAAGAGAGGGAATAGAGGCATGGATCAGAATGTCAGAGCAACATATAGCTATCTTGGAAGATGATGTGGATTTCCTTCGATTTGCATTGTTTAATCCTAGTGTTTTACTTTAA